The Amycolatopsis viridis genome window below encodes:
- the ilvD gene encoding dihydroxy-acid dehydratase: MPALRSRTTTHGRNAAGARSLWRATGLTDSDFGKPIVAIANSYTQFVPGHVHLKDLGDIVAGAIREAGGVAREFHTIAVDDGIAMGHSGMLYSLPSREIIADSVEYMVNAHQADALVCISNCDKITPGMLNAAMRLNIPTVFVSGGPMEAGKAVVVDGVAHAPTDLITSISASANPAVDEDGLSIVERSACPTCGSCSGMFTANSMNCLTEALGLSLPGNGSTLATHAARRKLFEDAGRTVMELCKRWYGEDDDSALPRSIANRKAFENAMALDMAMGGSTNTVLHILAAAQEGEVDFTISDIDAIGRRVPCLSKVAPNSDYHMEDVHRAGGIPAILGELYRAGLLNEDVTSVHSPSLEQWLSTWDIRGGSASAEAIELFHAAPGGVRTTEAFSTSNRWTELDTDAANGCIRDIEHAYTADGGLAVLRGNLAENGAVIKSAGIEEELWRFQGPARVVESQEEAVSVILGKKVQPGEVLVVRYEGPAGGPGMQEMLHPTAFLKGAGLGKKCALITDGRFSGGSSGISVGHISPEAAAGGTIGLVADGDQILIDVRERKLELLVDDDVLAERRAKMEASERPWQPVDRQRPVTAALRAYARMATSADTGAVRDPNR, encoded by the coding sequence ATGCCTGCTCTGCGCTCCCGAACAACCACCCACGGCCGCAACGCCGCGGGCGCCCGGTCCCTGTGGCGGGCCACCGGGCTGACCGACAGCGACTTCGGCAAGCCGATCGTCGCGATCGCCAACTCCTACACCCAGTTCGTGCCCGGGCACGTACACCTCAAGGACCTCGGCGACATCGTGGCCGGGGCGATCCGCGAGGCCGGCGGGGTGGCGCGCGAGTTCCACACGATCGCGGTGGACGACGGCATCGCCATGGGGCACAGCGGCATGCTCTACTCGCTGCCCTCGCGCGAGATCATCGCCGACTCGGTCGAGTACATGGTCAACGCGCACCAGGCCGACGCGCTGGTCTGCATCTCCAACTGCGACAAGATCACGCCGGGCATGCTCAACGCCGCGATGCGGCTGAACATCCCGACCGTGTTCGTCTCCGGCGGCCCGATGGAGGCCGGCAAGGCGGTCGTCGTCGACGGTGTCGCCCACGCGCCGACCGACCTGATCACCAGCATCTCCGCCTCGGCCAACCCCGCCGTCGACGAGGACGGGCTGTCCATCGTGGAGCGGTCCGCGTGCCCGACGTGCGGGTCGTGCTCGGGCATGTTCACCGCGAACTCGATGAACTGCCTCACCGAGGCGCTGGGCCTGTCGCTGCCGGGCAACGGCTCGACACTGGCCACGCACGCCGCGCGGCGCAAGCTGTTCGAGGACGCCGGCCGCACCGTCATGGAGCTGTGCAAGCGCTGGTACGGCGAAGACGACGACAGCGCGCTGCCGCGCTCGATCGCCAACCGCAAGGCGTTCGAGAACGCGATGGCGCTGGACATGGCGATGGGCGGCTCGACCAACACGGTGCTGCACATCCTGGCCGCGGCGCAGGAGGGCGAGGTCGACTTCACGATCTCCGACATCGACGCGATCGGCCGCCGCGTGCCGTGCCTGTCGAAGGTCGCGCCGAACTCCGACTACCACATGGAGGACGTGCACCGCGCCGGCGGCATCCCGGCGATCCTCGGCGAGCTGTACCGCGCCGGACTGCTCAACGAGGACGTCACTTCCGTGCACTCCCCTTCCCTCGAGCAGTGGCTGTCCACCTGGGACATCCGCGGCGGTTCGGCCTCGGCGGAAGCGATCGAGCTGTTCCACGCCGCGCCCGGCGGGGTCCGCACCACGGAGGCGTTCTCGACGTCGAACCGGTGGACCGAGCTGGACACGGACGCGGCGAACGGCTGCATCCGGGACATCGAGCACGCCTACACCGCCGACGGCGGCCTGGCGGTGCTGCGCGGCAACCTGGCCGAGAACGGCGCGGTGATCAAGTCCGCGGGCATCGAGGAGGAGCTGTGGCGGTTCCAGGGCCCGGCGCGCGTGGTGGAGAGCCAGGAGGAGGCCGTCTCGGTCATCCTGGGCAAGAAGGTCCAGCCGGGTGAGGTGCTCGTGGTGCGCTACGAGGGTCCCGCGGGCGGCCCGGGCATGCAGGAAATGCTGCACCCGACGGCGTTCCTGAAGGGCGCCGGGCTGGGCAAGAAGTGCGCGCTGATCACCGACGGCCGGTTCTCCGGTGGCTCGTCGGGCATCTCGGTCGGGCACATCTCGCCGGAGGCGGCGGCCGGCGGCACGATCGGCCTGGTCGCCGACGGTGATCAGATCCTGATCGACGTGCGCGAGCGCAAGCTGGAGCTGCTGGTGGACGACGACGTGCTGGCCGAGCGCCGGGCGAAGATGGAGGCGTCCGAACGGCCGTGGCAGCCGGTGGACCGGCAGCGTCCGGTCACGGCGGCGCTGCGCGCCTACGCGCGGATGGCCACCTCGGCCGACACGGGTGCGGTCCGCGACCCGAACCGGTAA
- a CDS encoding PH domain-containing protein, producing the protein MAENQHRDRKAVFRIPLIALLAVVFLAVCMIPAAFADVPGLWVMYVVPVALAVFIVRTRTVASTRGLSVRTVFGHRELPWSALKGLAISDKAKVRAVLTDGSEIPLPSVRTRHLPVISLVSEGRMKDPTGLTDDFDADGADPGGTGGTDVGEDTAQD; encoded by the coding sequence CGAAAACCAGCACCGGGACCGGAAGGCCGTTTTCCGCATCCCGCTGATCGCGTTGCTCGCCGTGGTGTTCCTGGCGGTGTGCATGATCCCCGCCGCGTTCGCCGACGTGCCCGGGCTGTGGGTCATGTACGTCGTGCCGGTCGCGCTGGCCGTGTTCATCGTGCGCACCCGCACCGTCGCGTCCACGCGGGGCCTGAGCGTGCGGACCGTGTTCGGCCACCGCGAGCTGCCGTGGTCCGCGCTCAAGGGACTCGCGATCAGCGACAAGGCGAAGGTGCGGGCCGTGCTGACCGACGGCAGCGAGATCCCGCTGCCGTCCGTGCGCACCCGTCACCTGCCGGTGATCTCGCTGGTCAGCGAGGGCCGGATGAAGGACCCGACCGGGCTCACCGACGACTTCGACGCCGACGGCGCCGATCCGGGCGGCACCGGCGGCACCGACGTGGGCGAGGACACCGCTCAGGACTGA
- the solA gene encoding N-methyl-L-tryptophan oxidase, with translation MAVDADVAVVGLGTMGSMTAWQLACAGADVLGFEQFGIGHDRSAAGGESRIFRTAYQEGPEYVPLLREAHRLWRELEVESGSRLLTATGGLTIGAEGTEAMANVLASIERFGLPAEVLDAAAMAWRYPQHRLADGEMAVLDHTAGVLRPEFAVIAAVTRAVSLGARVHRGTAVTAIEPFDDHVVVVAGERRFTVRQVVVAGGPWTARLVPALADAVHVRRIVMTWFATTDPARYGPERFPVFIRQSGERHVFGIPTFDGGSVKVALVAEDPVADPDALDRDVRPSALSAISSLVEDCLPELHPYPHRVSVHMDGYTADGHPLVGAVPGVPNVVVLGGFSGHGFKMAPAIGRVAADLVLRGEGSVGFLDPGRHARI, from the coding sequence ATGGCAGTCGACGCCGACGTGGCGGTGGTCGGGCTGGGCACCATGGGGTCGATGACCGCGTGGCAGCTCGCCTGCGCCGGGGCGGACGTCCTCGGGTTCGAGCAGTTCGGCATCGGGCACGACCGGTCCGCCGCCGGTGGCGAGTCGCGGATCTTCCGCACCGCCTACCAGGAAGGGCCCGAGTACGTGCCGCTCCTGCGGGAGGCGCACCGGCTGTGGCGGGAGCTCGAGGTGGAATCGGGCAGCCGGCTGCTGACCGCGACCGGCGGGCTCACCATCGGCGCCGAGGGCACCGAGGCGATGGCCAACGTGCTGGCCTCGATCGAACGCTTCGGGCTGCCCGCGGAGGTGCTCGACGCCGCGGCGATGGCGTGGCGGTACCCGCAGCACCGGCTGGCCGACGGCGAGATGGCGGTGCTCGACCACACCGCCGGGGTGCTGCGGCCGGAGTTCGCGGTGATCGCGGCCGTGACCCGGGCGGTTTCGCTGGGCGCCCGCGTGCACCGCGGGACGGCCGTCACCGCGATCGAGCCGTTCGACGACCACGTCGTGGTGGTGGCCGGGGAGCGGCGCTTCACCGTGCGGCAGGTGGTGGTCGCCGGTGGGCCGTGGACCGCCCGGCTGGTCCCGGCGCTGGCGGACGCGGTGCACGTGCGGCGGATCGTCATGACGTGGTTCGCGACCACCGACCCGGCGCGGTACGGCCCGGAGCGGTTCCCGGTCTTCATCCGGCAGAGCGGGGAGCGGCACGTCTTCGGCATTCCCACCTTCGACGGGGGCTCGGTGAAGGTGGCGCTGGTCGCGGAGGATCCGGTTGCCGATCCGGACGCGCTCGACCGGGACGTGCGGCCGTCCGCGCTGTCGGCGATCAGCTCACTGGTGGAGGACTGCCTGCCGGAGCTGCATCCCTATCCGCACCGGGTGTCCGTGCACATGGACGGCTACACCGCCGATGGGCATCCGCTGGTGGGGGCCGTGCCGGGCGTGCCGAACGTGGTGGTGCTGGGCGGGTTCTCCGGGCACGGGTTCAAGATGGCGCCCGCCATCGGCCGGGTGGCCGCGGATCTCGTGCTGCGTGGCGAGGGATCCGTGGGGTTCCTGGATCCGGGGCGTCACGCGCGAATCTGA
- a CDS encoding CGNR zinc finger domain-containing protein, which produces MQVVLDEYAWAAGVATELVNTTAEVWRGDDHLPDLAALVAFADRHGPGNGGGSRALSELARRARETDLQAVHALRTTVRDLIDHPERDRLVAGATALTAPAQGVTLVPAPAPGSGTQWATRLRADGTVADALSVICGVGILGVVHVLGAPRFRQCGAPTCRGAFIDTTRPGRRRYCMPGLCGNRTNVANHRARRAAARGPEQTGSGDGSGQDT; this is translated from the coding sequence ATGCAAGTTGTGCTGGACGAGTACGCCTGGGCGGCGGGAGTGGCGACCGAGCTGGTCAACACGACCGCCGAGGTCTGGCGCGGCGACGACCACCTGCCCGATCTGGCCGCCCTCGTCGCGTTCGCCGACCGGCACGGCCCGGGGAACGGCGGCGGCTCCCGCGCGCTGTCCGAACTCGCCCGCCGCGCACGCGAAACCGACCTCCAGGCCGTCCACGCACTGCGGACGACCGTGCGCGACCTCATCGATCACCCCGAACGGGATCGCCTCGTCGCCGGCGCCACCGCGCTCACCGCCCCCGCCCAGGGCGTCACCCTCGTTCCCGCTCCCGCACCCGGCAGCGGCACGCAGTGGGCCACCCGCCTCCGCGCCGACGGCACCGTCGCCGACGCGCTCTCGGTGATCTGCGGCGTCGGCATCCTCGGGGTCGTGCACGTCCTCGGCGCGCCGCGGTTCCGCCAATGCGGCGCACCGACCTGCCGGGGAGCCTTCATCGACACCACCCGGCCGGGCCGTCGCCGCTACTGCATGCCGGGCCTGTGCGGCAACCGCACCAACGTCGCCAACCACCGCGCCCGGAGGGCCGCGGCCCGCGGCCCGGAGCAGACCGGCTCCGGCGACGGGTCCGGTCAGGACACTTGA
- a CDS encoding 2-hydroxyacid dehydrogenase — MPVTVLVPDEDGVRALRELAGVRPVRYSWREPLPAGAAEAEVLVPGAHRPEERAAVLGALPNLKLIQLLSAGAENWIGTVPDGVLLSTCRGAHGGSTAEWVVAVLLSIYRELPGFAAGQAAHRWDPHATGTLQDKRVLVIGAGDLGRQLERRLVAFDARVTMVGVTGRDGVHAVDELPALLPGHDVAVLVVPLTSRTRGMAGAEFLAAMPDGAILVNAARGPVVDTAALLAELRAGRLRAALDVTDPEPLPPDHPLWTAPNVVLTPHVAGSVTGSQRRSYAVVAAEIARYAGGELPNNLVRGEY, encoded by the coding sequence ATGCCCGTCACCGTGCTGGTTCCCGACGAAGACGGCGTGCGCGCGCTGCGTGAGCTCGCCGGGGTGCGACCCGTCCGCTACAGCTGGCGCGAGCCGCTGCCGGCCGGGGCCGCCGAGGCGGAGGTCCTCGTGCCCGGTGCGCACCGGCCCGAGGAGCGCGCCGCCGTGCTCGGCGCGCTGCCCAACCTGAAGCTGATCCAGCTGCTGTCGGCCGGCGCGGAGAACTGGATCGGCACGGTGCCGGACGGGGTCCTGCTGTCCACCTGCCGGGGCGCGCACGGTGGCAGCACAGCCGAATGGGTCGTGGCCGTGCTGCTGTCGATCTACCGTGAGCTGCCGGGCTTCGCCGCCGGTCAGGCCGCGCACCGGTGGGACCCGCACGCCACCGGCACCCTGCAGGACAAGCGGGTGCTCGTGATCGGCGCCGGCGACCTGGGGCGGCAGCTCGAGCGCCGGCTGGTGGCCTTCGACGCGCGCGTCACGATGGTCGGCGTGACCGGGCGGGACGGCGTGCACGCGGTGGACGAGCTGCCCGCGCTGCTGCCCGGGCACGACGTCGCCGTCCTGGTGGTGCCGCTGACCTCCCGCACCCGGGGGATGGCCGGCGCGGAGTTCCTCGCCGCCATGCCGGACGGCGCGATCCTCGTCAACGCCGCCCGCGGGCCGGTGGTCGACACCGCCGCGCTGCTCGCCGAGCTGCGGGCCGGCCGGTTGCGCGCCGCGCTCGACGTGACCGACCCGGAACCGCTGCCCCCGGACCATCCACTGTGGACGGCGCCGAACGTGGTGCTGACCCCGCACGTGGCCGGCTCGGTGACGGGCAGCCAGCGCCGCTCGTACGCGGTGGTGGCGGCGGAAATCGCCCGCTACGCCGGCGGGGAGCTGCCGAACAACCTGGTGCGCGGGGAATACTAG
- the gatA gene encoding Asp-tRNA(Asn)/Glu-tRNA(Gln) amidotransferase subunit GatA: MTDLTRLSAAELAGKIHAREVTSEEVTRAHLDRIGEVDEAVHAFLTVDAEGALAAARAVDSALAQGEAPASPIAGVPLALKDVLTTAGLPTTCGSKTLEHWIPPYDATVTRKLREAGVPILGKTNMDEFAMGSSTENSAFGPTRNPWDHARIPGGSGGGSAASLAAFEAPLAIGTDTGGSIRQPGAVTGTVGVKPTYGGVSRYGLVAFSSSLDQAGPCARTVLDAALLHEVIAGHDPLDSTSIDAPVPPVVAAAREGLRGDLTGVRVGVVKEFSGEGYQAGVQRSFEAAVAQLTALGAEVVEVSCPNFVYALPAYYLIAPSEASSNLARFDAMRYGLRVADDGTHSAEEVMSATREAGFGAEVKRRIMLGTYALSSGYYDAYYGSAQKVRTLIARDFEAAFAKVDVLVSPTTPTTAFKIGERVDDPMAMYLADLCTIPANLAGNAAMSVPSGLSDEDGLPVGLQIMAPALADDRLYRVGAAYEVARGPIIDRVPELKGVSA, translated from the coding sequence GTGACCGACCTAACACGCCTGTCCGCGGCCGAGCTGGCCGGGAAGATCCACGCGCGCGAGGTGACCTCGGAGGAGGTCACGCGGGCGCACCTGGACCGCATCGGCGAGGTCGACGAGGCCGTGCACGCGTTCCTCACCGTCGACGCCGAGGGCGCCCTGGCGGCGGCGCGGGCGGTGGACTCCGCGCTGGCGCAGGGCGAGGCCCCGGCCTCGCCGATCGCCGGCGTCCCGCTCGCCCTCAAGGACGTGCTGACCACCGCGGGCCTGCCCACCACCTGCGGGTCGAAGACCCTGGAGCACTGGATCCCGCCGTACGACGCGACGGTCACGCGCAAGCTGCGCGAGGCGGGCGTGCCGATCCTGGGCAAGACGAACATGGACGAGTTCGCGATGGGTTCCTCCACCGAGAACTCGGCGTTCGGTCCCACGCGCAACCCGTGGGACCACGCCCGCATCCCGGGTGGTTCCGGCGGCGGCTCGGCCGCGTCGCTGGCCGCCTTCGAGGCGCCGCTGGCGATCGGCACCGACACCGGCGGCTCGATCCGCCAGCCGGGGGCGGTCACCGGCACCGTCGGCGTGAAGCCGACCTACGGCGGCGTGTCCCGGTACGGGCTGGTGGCGTTCTCCTCCTCGCTCGACCAGGCCGGGCCGTGCGCCCGGACGGTGCTGGACGCGGCGCTGCTGCACGAGGTCATCGCCGGGCACGACCCGCTCGACTCGACCTCGATCGACGCGCCCGTGCCGCCGGTGGTCGCCGCGGCCCGCGAGGGCCTGCGGGGTGACCTCACCGGTGTCCGGGTCGGCGTGGTCAAGGAGTTCAGCGGCGAGGGCTACCAGGCCGGCGTGCAGCGTTCCTTCGAGGCGGCGGTCGCGCAGCTGACGGCGCTGGGCGCCGAGGTCGTCGAGGTGTCCTGCCCGAACTTCGTCTACGCGCTGCCGGCGTACTACCTGATCGCGCCGAGCGAGGCGTCGTCGAACCTGGCCCGCTTCGACGCGATGCGCTACGGCCTGCGGGTCGCCGACGACGGCACGCACAGCGCCGAAGAGGTCATGTCGGCCACGCGGGAGGCCGGTTTCGGCGCCGAGGTCAAGCGCCGGATCATGCTCGGCACGTATGCGTTGTCGTCCGGCTACTACGACGCCTACTACGGCTCGGCCCAGAAGGTGCGGACGCTGATCGCCCGGGACTTCGAGGCCGCGTTCGCCAAGGTCGACGTGCTGGTCTCGCCGACCACCCCGACCACCGCGTTCAAGATCGGCGAGCGGGTCGACGACCCGATGGCGATGTACCTCGCGGACCTGTGCACGATCCCGGCGAACCTGGCGGGCAACGCCGCCATGAGCGTGCCCAGTGGACTGTCCGATGAGGACGGGCTGCCGGTCGGGCTGCAGATCATGGCTCCGGCGCTGGCCGACGACCGGCTCTACCGGGTCGGCGCCGCCTACGAGGTCGCGCGCGGCCCGATCATCGACCGGGTTCCGGAGCTGAAGGGAGTCTCGGCGTGA
- a CDS encoding DoxX family protein — protein MTSPQDDPPARNPFTESGYYPAPDADSTSVLSGVEDRPSPPVNRYHGGFDFALLVLRVLLAAIMGAHGLQKVFGLFQGPGIDGTARMLESLGYTAQPTLLAWITGLSELVGALLVVLGLFTQAGAAALLGVTANAVYAQWRGGFFEPRGFEFELLLAGVAFALLFTGSGRLALDLNTPWRRRPVPFGLFFLLVAAAAAVVVIVLAR, from the coding sequence GTGACCAGCCCGCAGGACGATCCACCGGCCCGCAACCCGTTCACCGAGTCCGGGTACTACCCTGCACCGGACGCCGATAGCACCAGCGTGCTCTCCGGTGTCGAGGACCGGCCGTCGCCGCCGGTGAACCGCTACCACGGCGGTTTCGATTTCGCGCTGCTCGTGCTGCGGGTCCTGCTCGCGGCGATCATGGGTGCGCACGGGTTGCAGAAGGTGTTCGGCCTGTTCCAGGGCCCGGGCATCGACGGCACGGCCCGCATGCTGGAATCGCTGGGCTACACCGCCCAGCCGACGCTGCTGGCGTGGATCACCGGTCTCAGCGAGCTCGTCGGCGCCCTGCTGGTGGTGCTGGGCCTGTTCACCCAGGCCGGTGCCGCCGCGCTGCTCGGCGTCACCGCGAACGCCGTCTACGCGCAGTGGCGCGGCGGGTTCTTCGAGCCGCGCGGTTTCGAGTTCGAGCTGCTGCTCGCGGGTGTCGCGTTCGCGCTGCTGTTCACCGGATCCGGCCGCCTCGCGCTGGACCTGAACACGCCCTGGCGCCGCCGTCCGGTGCCGTTCGGCTTGTTCTTCCTGCTGGTCGCCGCCGCCGCGGCCGTCGTGGTGATCGTGCTGGCCCGCTAG
- a CDS encoding haloacid dehalogenase type II produces the protein MPQLEIDAIVFDVLGTLVDEPAGIRAGIRALDPALDEPRIEQLLSMWQQHIEGEQRRVLDGDRPYLTTEDLDREAAQLVATAAGVDDPAAVAELARSARRLPPWPDTVAGLARLADRFPLIGLSNASRTALLELNAHAGLRWHQALSAEDARTYKPDPAVYQLAVAVSGRPPERLLMVAAHAWDLRGAQALGLRTAYVARPVGDPPAPADRFDLHAGDLADLAGRLGESREPSA, from the coding sequence ATGCCCCAGCTGGAGATCGACGCGATCGTGTTCGACGTGCTCGGCACGCTCGTCGACGAACCCGCGGGTATCCGCGCCGGTATCCGGGCGCTCGACCCGGCGCTCGACGAGCCCCGCATCGAGCAGCTGCTGTCGATGTGGCAGCAGCACATCGAGGGCGAGCAGCGTCGCGTTCTCGACGGTGACCGGCCCTACCTCACCACCGAAGACCTGGACCGGGAGGCCGCCCAGCTGGTCGCCACCGCCGCCGGGGTCGACGACCCGGCCGCCGTGGCGGAGCTGGCCCGCTCGGCTCGCCGGCTCCCGCCGTGGCCGGACACCGTGGCGGGGCTCGCCCGGCTCGCCGACCGGTTCCCGCTGATCGGGCTGTCCAACGCGAGCCGGACGGCGCTGCTCGAACTCAACGCCCACGCCGGACTGCGCTGGCACCAGGCGCTGTCCGCCGAGGATGCCCGGACGTACAAACCGGATCCGGCGGTCTACCAGCTGGCCGTCGCCGTGTCCGGGCGACCGCCGGAGCGGCTGCTGATGGTCGCCGCGCACGCCTGGGACCTGCGCGGTGCGCAGGCGCTGGGCCTGCGCACCGCCTACGTCGCCCGCCCGGTCGGTGATCCGCCCGCCCCCGCGGACCGGTTCGACCTGCACGCCGGCGACCTGGCGGACCTGGCCGGCCGGCTCGGCGAGAGCCGGGAACCGTCCGCCTGA
- a CDS encoding PQQ-dependent sugar dehydrogenase — MRVGMGKAPRRPWWLLAACGLLLSGCAQFDDRAANQTFEPAPELTAPAGPQPQVPEAGGGADPSRPSTPQTSIPPPQGCTDYDQSVIATCLDTVSAVAALPNTGAAPGALAAERKTGRVVQVTAGGPATEVTRLDVQATGDGGLTGLALSPTYPEDQLVFAYVTTATDNRVVRFTRGQQPKPVLTGIPKGATGNRGAIMTDGKGALLVATGDAGNPSAAADPRSLAGKVLRIDTTGNAAEGNPAPGSRVYASGVHSPGGLCQATDGSRTWITDRGADVDALYAVTPGASLAVPTWTWPEKPALAGCADSGASIVIASSVGANLQELPITLDGSVGGKPKPLMDGKNGTAYGRYGGLDQIDSQFALVGTVNKDGGQPVSSDDRVVLISLQATPSGGSGKD, encoded by the coding sequence GTGCGCGTCGGGATGGGGAAGGCGCCGCGGCGGCCGTGGTGGCTGCTCGCGGCCTGCGGGCTGCTGCTGAGCGGCTGCGCCCAGTTCGACGACCGGGCCGCGAACCAGACGTTCGAACCGGCGCCCGAGCTCACCGCGCCGGCCGGTCCCCAGCCCCAGGTACCCGAGGCCGGCGGCGGTGCCGACCCCTCGCGGCCGAGCACCCCGCAGACGTCGATCCCGCCGCCCCAGGGCTGCACCGATTACGACCAGTCGGTCATCGCGACCTGCCTGGACACCGTGTCCGCCGTCGCGGCCCTGCCGAACACCGGGGCGGCGCCGGGCGCGCTGGCCGCCGAGCGGAAGACCGGCCGGGTCGTGCAGGTCACGGCGGGCGGCCCGGCCACCGAGGTGACGCGCCTGGACGTGCAGGCGACGGGCGACGGCGGTCTCACCGGGCTCGCCCTGTCCCCCACCTACCCCGAGGACCAGCTGGTGTTCGCCTACGTCACGACGGCGACGGACAACCGGGTGGTCCGGTTCACGCGCGGCCAGCAGCCGAAGCCGGTGCTGACGGGCATCCCGAAGGGCGCGACGGGCAACCGCGGCGCGATCATGACCGACGGGAAGGGCGCGCTGCTCGTCGCGACCGGCGACGCCGGCAACCCGTCCGCCGCGGCCGACCCGCGATCGCTGGCCGGAAAGGTGCTGCGTATCGACACGACCGGCAACGCGGCCGAGGGCAACCCGGCGCCCGGGTCGCGGGTCTACGCCAGCGGGGTGCACTCCCCCGGCGGTCTGTGCCAGGCGACGGACGGCTCCCGCACCTGGATCACCGACCGCGGCGCCGACGTGGACGCGCTGTACGCCGTCACCCCCGGCGCGTCGCTCGCCGTGCCGACCTGGACGTGGCCGGAGAAGCCGGCGCTGGCGGGCTGCGCGGACAGCGGCGCGTCGATCGTCATCGCCTCCTCGGTGGGCGCCAACCTGCAGGAACTGCCCATCACGCTGGACGGCTCGGTCGGCGGCAAACCGAAACCGCTGATGGACGGCAAGAACGGGACCGCCTACGGCCGCTACGGCGGCCTGGACCAGATCGACAGCCAGTTCGCCCTGGTGGGAACCGTCAACAAGGACGGCGGCCAGCCGGTGTCCAGCGACGACCGGGTGGTGCTGATCTCACTGCAGGCCACCCCCAGCGGCGGCAGCGGCAAGGACTAG
- the gatB gene encoding Asp-tRNA(Asn)/Glu-tRNA(Gln) amidotransferase subunit GatB: protein MTAVAEVMDYAEVVERFDPVLGLEVHVELNTKTKMFCGCPSEFGGEPNTHVCPTCLGLPGALPVLNGKGVEGAIRIGLALNCEIAEWCRFARKNYFYPDMPKNFQTSQYDEPIAVNGYLDVTLDDGEVVRVEIERAHMEEDTGKSLHVGGATGRIHGAEHSLLDYNRAGVPLIEIVTKPIVGMGERAPEVARAYVTALRDLLRALDVSDVRMDQGSLRCDANVSLMPKGASEFGTRTETKNVNSFRSVERAVRYEMTRQAAVLVAGGTVTQETRHFQEADGTTSPGRTKETAEDYRYFPEPDLVPIAPSREWVAELRGTLPEMPAARRKRIQTEWNLSAEELRDLFNSGAVELVEATVAAGAKPNDARSWWVNFLAQEANSREVEIAALPITPAQVARVAALVDSGELTNKLAREVVKGVLAGEGEPDEVVEKRGLKVVSDDSALLAAVDEALAAQPDIADKIRGGKVQAAGAIVGAVMKATKGQADAKRVRELIIERVGA from the coding sequence GTGACCGCCGTTGCCGAAGTCATGGACTACGCCGAGGTCGTCGAGCGGTTCGACCCGGTGCTCGGGCTCGAGGTCCACGTCGAGCTGAACACGAAGACCAAGATGTTCTGCGGCTGCCCCAGCGAGTTCGGCGGCGAGCCCAACACCCACGTGTGCCCGACCTGCCTCGGCCTGCCCGGCGCGCTGCCGGTGCTCAACGGCAAGGGTGTCGAGGGCGCGATCCGCATCGGCCTGGCGCTCAACTGCGAGATCGCCGAGTGGTGCCGGTTCGCCCGGAAGAACTACTTCTACCCGGACATGCCGAAGAACTTCCAGACCTCGCAGTACGACGAGCCGATCGCGGTGAACGGCTACCTGGACGTCACCCTGGACGACGGCGAGGTCGTGCGCGTGGAGATCGAGCGCGCGCACATGGAGGAGGACACCGGCAAGTCGCTGCACGTCGGCGGCGCGACCGGGCGGATTCACGGTGCGGAGCACTCGCTGCTCGACTACAACCGGGCCGGTGTACCGCTGATCGAGATCGTCACCAAGCCGATCGTCGGCATGGGCGAGCGGGCCCCCGAGGTCGCGCGTGCGTACGTGACCGCGCTGCGGGACCTGCTGCGTGCGCTGGACGTGTCGGACGTGCGGATGGACCAGGGCTCGCTGCGCTGCGACGCCAACGTGTCGCTGATGCCGAAGGGGGCGAGCGAGTTCGGCACCCGCACCGAGACGAAGAACGTCAACTCCTTCCGCAGTGTCGAGCGGGCCGTGCGCTACGAGATGACACGGCAGGCCGCGGTGCTCGTCGCCGGTGGCACGGTCACCCAGGAGACCCGGCACTTCCAGGAGGCCGACGGCACCACCTCGCCCGGCCGCACCAAGGAGACCGCCGAGGACTACCGGTACTTCCCCGAGCCCGACCTGGTGCCGATCGCCCCGTCGCGGGAATGGGTGGCGGAGCTGCGCGGGACGCTGCCGGAGATGCCGGCCGCCCGCCGGAAGCGCATCCAGACCGAGTGGAACCTCTCCGCCGAGGAACTGCGGGACCTGTTCAACTCCGGCGCGGTCGAGCTGGTCGAGGCGACGGTCGCCGCGGGTGCGAAGCCGAACGACGCGCGCAGCTGGTGGGTCAACTTCCTGGCGCAGGAGGCCAACTCCCGCGAGGTCGAGATCGCCGCGCTGCCGATCACCCCGGCGCAGGTCGCCCGCGTCGCCGCGCTGGTCGACTCCGGCGAGCTGACCAACAAGCTCGCGCGCGAGGTGGTCAAGGGTGTGCTGGCCGGTGAGGGCGAGCCGGACGAGGTCGTCGAGAAGCGGGGCCTCAAGGTCGTGTCGGACGACTCGGCGCTGCTCGCCGCGGTCGACGAGGCGCTGGCCGCGCAGCCGGACATCGCCGACAAGATCCGCGGCGGCAAGGTCCAGGCCGCGGGCGCGATCGTCGGTGCCGTCATGAAGGCGACCAAGGGCCAGGCCGACGCCAAGCGCGTGCGTGAGCTGATCATCGAGCGGGTGGGCGCCTGA